A window of Tautonia plasticadhaerens contains these coding sequences:
- a CDS encoding FG-GAP-like repeat-containing protein, producing MRRAVLAPAGVLAIVAASWAGWRWAEARSEARYQAGIAAAKEDVLGGSVASARLKLQDLADRWPGRGEAEFLLGACEQSLGRLDAARDAWARVPADSGFGPNAALMLARLALRGHRMAEAERVLPRAIGAKGAQGRQARGMLLRLYKLQGRYEEARRLVRDGGATDPDRVGMIRELFRLDSRDPMALGEHARAVEQAAAAAPDDPGVLLGLAHLAMRRGRVEEARRWLTARLERSDDPAAWRGWLDWALPSQDVPLARRALAHLPGGTVPPQEVLSLRAWFAARAGDAAAERAALSRLVELSPGSIPAVERLAGLARQAGDDEEAARLRSRKAELDRMMGRYVGLMSAPDPAGDAAELAAIAERLGRTFEARAWWELAVDRDPGLAADRAEASDRLARRENDRASADSLPRLLADLGPATDPTRTPADVPPRGPAPRFVDEAGPAGLSFAYRAGSTPDRQLPESMGSGVGLIDADGDGWLDVYLTQGGPFPPTPGDPGPGAGDRLFRNLGDGTFEDLTDAAGVADFARGYGHGVAVGDVDEDGDPDLFVTRYGSYALALNRGDGTFEDATEAWGLGGDRDWPTSAALADLDGDGDLDLYVCHYVAWDETDPVRCPDEGAGGYVLCSPLAVESRPDHLFRNDGGRFVDVTRGAGIVDEDGRGLGVVAADVDEDGLLDLYVANDQTANFLFRNLGGMRFEEVGAPAGVAAGGHGGYQAGMGVACGDLDGDGLPDLAVTNFFAEGTAVYRNLGRGIFADQSGPSGVLAATRPLLGFGLALVDVDNDGRLDLAQANGHVEDFRPESPYAMPALLMANLGGGRLADASAGAGPAWAVPRLARGLAAGDMDNDGRMDLLITQLDGPLAFLRNVTDGGRWLTIGLEGSAASGRDAVGARVAVEAGGRLLVRRRLGGGSYQSSGDPRIHVGLGDEAGADAVEVRWPSGRVDRFEALAAGAGYLLREGGPTPLPLPGFAPTGDADGAGPGG from the coding sequence ATGCGCCGAGCCGTGCTGGCCCCGGCGGGAGTCCTGGCGATCGTCGCCGCGTCCTGGGCGGGGTGGCGCTGGGCCGAGGCCCGCTCGGAGGCGCGCTACCAGGCCGGGATCGCCGCCGCCAAGGAGGACGTGCTCGGCGGCTCGGTGGCCTCGGCGCGCCTGAAGTTGCAGGATTTGGCCGACCGCTGGCCGGGCCGGGGGGAGGCCGAGTTCCTGCTCGGCGCCTGCGAGCAGTCGCTCGGCCGTCTCGACGCCGCCCGGGACGCCTGGGCTCGGGTCCCGGCCGACTCGGGGTTCGGCCCGAATGCGGCGCTGATGCTGGCCCGCCTCGCCCTGCGAGGCCACCGGATGGCCGAGGCCGAGCGCGTACTCCCCCGGGCGATCGGGGCGAAGGGCGCCCAGGGACGGCAGGCCCGGGGGATGCTGCTGCGGCTCTACAAGCTCCAGGGGCGGTACGAGGAGGCCCGACGCCTGGTCCGCGACGGCGGGGCCACCGACCCCGACCGGGTCGGCATGATCCGGGAGCTGTTCCGCCTGGATTCCCGCGACCCGATGGCCCTGGGGGAACACGCCCGGGCCGTCGAGCAGGCCGCGGCGGCCGCCCCGGACGACCCGGGGGTCCTGCTCGGCCTCGCCCACCTGGCCATGAGGAGGGGGAGGGTCGAGGAAGCGAGGCGATGGCTGACCGCCCGCCTCGAACGGTCGGACGACCCGGCCGCCTGGCGGGGGTGGCTCGACTGGGCGTTACCGTCGCAGGACGTCCCGCTGGCCCGACGGGCCCTGGCGCACCTGCCGGGAGGGACCGTGCCGCCCCAGGAAGTGCTCTCGCTCCGGGCCTGGTTCGCCGCCAGGGCGGGGGACGCGGCGGCCGAGCGCGCGGCCCTGTCCCGGCTGGTCGAGCTTTCCCCCGGCTCGATCCCGGCGGTCGAACGCCTCGCCGGCCTCGCCCGCCAGGCCGGGGACGACGAGGAGGCCGCCCGGCTCCGCTCCCGGAAGGCGGAGTTGGACCGGATGATGGGACGATATGTCGGCCTCATGTCCGCCCCCGACCCGGCCGGGGACGCCGCCGAGCTGGCCGCGATCGCCGAGCGGCTCGGCCGCACCTTCGAGGCCCGGGCCTGGTGGGAGCTGGCCGTCGACCGGGACCCGGGCCTGGCCGCCGATCGCGCCGAGGCGTCCGATCGGCTGGCGAGGCGCGAAAACGACCGGGCCTCGGCCGACTCGCTGCCGCGCCTGCTGGCCGACCTCGGGCCGGCGACCGACCCGACGAGGACGCCCGCCGACGTCCCCCCGAGGGGCCCGGCTCCCCGGTTCGTCGACGAGGCCGGGCCGGCCGGCCTCTCCTTCGCGTACCGGGCCGGGTCGACGCCCGATCGCCAGCTCCCCGAGTCGATGGGCAGCGGCGTCGGCCTGATCGACGCCGACGGCGACGGGTGGCTCGACGTCTACCTCACCCAGGGCGGCCCCTTCCCCCCGACGCCGGGCGACCCGGGACCCGGGGCGGGCGATCGCCTGTTCCGAAACCTCGGCGACGGCACCTTCGAGGACCTCACCGACGCCGCCGGCGTCGCCGACTTCGCCCGGGGTTACGGCCACGGCGTCGCGGTCGGCGACGTGGACGAGGACGGCGACCCCGACCTGTTCGTCACCCGATACGGCTCCTATGCCCTCGCCCTCAACCGGGGGGACGGCACCTTCGAGGACGCCACCGAGGCGTGGGGACTGGGGGGGGATCGGGACTGGCCGACCTCGGCCGCCCTCGCCGACCTCGACGGCGACGGCGACCTCGACCTGTATGTCTGCCACTACGTCGCCTGGGACGAGACCGACCCGGTCCGATGCCCCGACGAGGGGGCCGGCGGGTACGTCCTGTGCAGCCCCCTCGCCGTCGAGAGCCGGCCCGACCACCTGTTCCGCAACGACGGCGGCCGATTCGTCGACGTGACTCGGGGGGCGGGCATCGTCGACGAGGACGGCCGGGGCCTGGGCGTGGTCGCCGCCGACGTCGACGAGGACGGCCTCCTCGACCTCTACGTCGCCAACGACCAGACGGCCAATTTCCTGTTCCGCAACCTCGGCGGGATGCGGTTCGAGGAGGTCGGCGCACCGGCCGGGGTGGCCGCCGGCGGCCACGGCGGCTACCAGGCCGGGATGGGCGTGGCCTGCGGCGACCTCGACGGCGACGGCCTGCCCGACCTGGCGGTCACGAACTTCTTCGCCGAGGGGACCGCGGTCTACCGCAACCTCGGCCGGGGCATCTTCGCCGACCAGTCCGGCCCCTCCGGCGTACTGGCCGCCACCCGGCCGCTGCTGGGCTTCGGCCTCGCCCTGGTCGACGTGGACAACGACGGCCGGCTCGACCTGGCCCAGGCCAACGGCCACGTCGAGGACTTCCGCCCCGAGTCCCCCTACGCCATGCCCGCCCTCCTGATGGCCAACCTCGGCGGGGGCCGCCTGGCCGACGCCTCGGCCGGCGCCGGCCCGGCCTGGGCGGTCCCCCGGCTCGCCCGGGGGCTCGCCGCCGGGGACATGGACAACGACGGGCGCATGGATTTGCTGATCACCCAGCTCGACGGCCCGCTCGCCTTCCTCCGCAACGTCACCGATGGCGGGCGATGGCTGACGATCGGCCTGGAGGGCTCGGCCGCCTCCGGCCGGGACGCCGTCGGCGCCCGTGTGGCGGTCGAGGCCGGCGGCCGTCTCCTCGTCCGACGCCGCCTCGGCGGCGGCAGCTACCAGTCGAGCGGCGACCCCCGGATCCACGTGGGCCTCGGCGACGAGGCCGGGGCCGACGCCGTCGAGGTCCGCTGGCCCTCCGGCCGGGTCGACCGCTTCGAGGCCCTCGCCGCCGGGGCCGGCTACCTGCTCCGCGAGGGGGGCCCGACCCCCCTCCCCCTCCCCGGCTTCGCCCCCACGGGCGACGCCGACGGGGCCGGGCCCGGCGGCTGA